A genomic window from Sulfurimonas hongkongensis includes:
- a CDS encoding 4Fe-4S dicluster domain-containing protein — MAVIINDTCINCGACIDECPVEAIVDEDDNPTGEEIYYVYGDKCVECVGHHDEPACATACPTEGCITWDAIGDSPSHREDVTEEQRSNHENVID, encoded by the coding sequence ATGGCAGTTATTATTAATGACACTTGCATCAATTGTGGTGCTTGTATAGATGAATGTCCAGTAGAAGCAATCGTTGATGAAGACGATAATCCGACAGGTGAAGAAATTTACTATGTATATGGTGACAAATGTGTAGAATGTGTTGGTCATCATGATGAACCAGCTTGTGCTACTGCTTGTCCAACTGAGGGCTGTATAACTTGGGATGCTATCGGAGATAGTCCGTCGCACCGTGAAGATGTAACAGAAGAACAACGCTCTAACCATGAGAATGTTATAGACTAA
- the rpmF gene encoding 50S ribosomal protein L32 — MAVPKRRVSHSRSAKRRTHYKISLARPVKDKDGTYKLPHHINPTTGEYK; from the coding sequence ATGGCAGTACCTAAGAGAAGAGTGTCTCACTCTCGTTCAGCAAAAAGAAGAACTCACTACAAGATTTCTTTAGCTCGTCCAGTAAAAGATAAAGATGGGACTTACAAACTTCCTCACCATATCAACCCAACTACTGGTGAGTATAAATAG
- a CDS encoding flippase, which yields MINKLKSLQNNQGFMKYFKNTSWLFGEKILRMIVGLFVGIWVARYLGPEQFGLFSYAQSFVGLFTAIATLGLDGIVVRELVKDKSIRDELIGTAFWLKLMGAFGVLLVLAVAVNFTSNDSYTNLLVFIIASATIFQSFNVIDLYFQSKVLSRYVVYANIISLFISSIVKVVLILSGAPLIAFAWVVLLDSFVLACGFVYFYIYHFYHFTPDTKSQAIRHFALRYKIPFKIQNLKFKKSTAISLLKDSWPLILSAIVISIYMKIDQVMIKEMLDSQVVGQYAAAVRISELWYFIPMVIVSSLFPAIINAKKQSEKLYYIRLQKLYNMMVWLAIAIALPMTFLSDWVVDLLYGEQYNQAGSVLMIHIWAGVFVFLGVASGKWLLSENLQIFSTINTSIGAVINVGLNYILIPKIGVDGAAWATLFSYFIAAYFSLLFWKQTRINFIHLSKTILITKMFNAKKNT from the coding sequence TTGATAAATAAACTAAAATCCCTACAAAATAATCAAGGCTTTATGAAGTACTTCAAAAACACTTCTTGGCTCTTTGGTGAGAAGATTCTTCGCATGATAGTAGGGCTTTTTGTTGGCATCTGGGTAGCTAGATATCTGGGACCTGAGCAGTTTGGGCTTTTTTCTTATGCTCAGAGCTTTGTGGGACTTTTTACTGCCATCGCTACTCTTGGGCTTGATGGCATAGTAGTTCGTGAGCTTGTAAAAGATAAGAGCATAAGAGATGAGCTTATAGGCACAGCTTTTTGGCTAAAGCTCATGGGAGCCTTTGGAGTTTTACTCGTGCTAGCTGTTGCAGTAAACTTCACTTCAAATGATAGCTATACAAATCTACTCGTATTTATCATCGCATCTGCTACAATATTTCAGTCTTTTAATGTCATAGACTTATACTTCCAAAGCAAAGTGTTAAGTCGTTATGTAGTCTATGCAAATATTATTTCACTTTTTATAAGCAGTATAGTAAAAGTGGTACTTATACTTAGCGGTGCTCCACTTATTGCTTTTGCATGGGTAGTTTTGTTGGATAGTTTTGTATTGGCATGTGGATTTGTCTATTTTTATATATATCATTTTTATCATTTCACACCCGATACAAAATCTCAAGCCATTCGTCATTTTGCACTTCGATATAAAATCCCATTTAAAATTCAAAATCTAAAATTTAAAAAATCTACAGCAATCTCTCTTTTGAAAGACTCATGGCCACTCATACTTAGCGCAATTGTTATCTCTATATATATGAAGATAGATCAAGTTATGATAAAAGAGATGCTAGATAGCCAGGTAGTAGGACAATATGCCGCAGCAGTTAGAATAAGTGAGCTTTGGTATTTCATACCTATGGTTATAGTATCTTCTCTGTTTCCTGCCATCATCAATGCTAAAAAACAGAGTGAAAAACTTTACTATATAAGACTTCAAAAGCTTTATAATATGATGGTTTGGTTGGCGATAGCTATAGCACTTCCTATGACATTTCTCTCTGACTGGGTTGTGGATTTGCTCTATGGAGAGCAGTACAATCAAGCCGGAAGTGTGTTGATGATACATATTTGGGCAGGGGTTTTTGTGTTTTTGGGAGTTGCTAGTGGGAAGTGGTTATTAAGTGAAAATCTACAGATATTTTCTACTATTAACACATCTATTGGCGCAGTTATTAATGTTGGTCTAAATTATATACTAATTCCAAAGATTGGAGTAGATGGTGCTGCTTGGGCTACTCTGTTTTCTTATTTTATAGCAGCTTATTTTAGCTTGCTATTTTGGAAACAGACAAGGATAAATTTCATACATTTATCAAAAACTATATTAATTACAAAGATGTTTAATGCTAAAAAAAATACTTAA
- a CDS encoding FkbM family methyltransferase, protein MLKKILKAVLPKSIVEKLIDVKKNCLDGYALKSYSQEGEDMILRRLFEKQSIGFYVDVGAHHPKRFSNTYFFYKKGWNGINIDAMPDSMRAFNKIRPRDINIEKPISDKKQILTYHAFNEPALNGFLKELSEQREAKESYFVQFTKEIETSTLEDILDSKLPKGQQIDFLSIDVEGMDFMVLKSNNFEKYQPKVILIEVLGSSLSDLENNKISKFLKEKNYSIYAKAVNTVIFISDKF, encoded by the coding sequence ATGCTAAAAAAAATACTTAAAGCTGTACTACCAAAAAGTATAGTAGAAAAACTAATTGATGTTAAAAAAAACTGCTTGGATGGTTATGCTTTAAAATCATACTCACAAGAGGGCGAAGACATGATTTTAAGGCGACTGTTTGAAAAGCAATCAATAGGTTTTTATGTTGATGTTGGAGCACACCATCCAAAACGATTTTCAAACACTTACTTTTTTTATAAAAAGGGTTGGAATGGTATAAACATAGATGCTATGCCAGATAGTATGAGAGCGTTTAATAAAATTCGTCCAAGAGATATTAATATAGAAAAGCCTATTTCAGATAAAAAGCAGATTTTAACTTACCATGCTTTTAATGAACCAGCACTTAATGGATTTTTAAAAGAACTCTCAGAACAAAGAGAAGCTAAAGAGAGCTATTTTGTGCAATTTACAAAAGAGATAGAGACTTCAACACTAGAAGATATACTTGATAGTAAATTGCCTAAGGGACAACAAATAGATTTTTTATCAATAGATGTTGAGGGGATGGATTTTATGGTTTTAAAATCAAATAATTTTGAAAAATACCAACCAAAAGTTATCTTGATAGAAGTTCTTGGAAGTAGTTTGTCAGATCTTGAAAATAATAAAATATCAAAATTTTTAAAAGAAAAAAATTATTCTATATATGCCAAAGCTGTCAATACTGTTATTTTTATTAGTGATAAATTCTAA
- the plsX gene encoding phosphate acyltransferase PlsX, with product MIKIAIDAMGGDFGPRPIVKGAMLALKRKLFIPIFVGNKDEILALLPKRYRAKVSIVEASDVILMSDAATDAVKKKESSIYKAIELVRTGEAHGVVSAGHSGATMTLATLRLGRLDGVARPALATLMPTKSGRRSIMLDAGANVDSKAIHIAQFAIMGGCYAEDLLKIPNPSIGILANGEEPSKGNEITKEAFKILNGYKGFKGNVEGTDIFNGSCDVIACDGFIGNLVLKASEGVAATISQLIKDYIRKSPVAITGALLMRKVFKLLKKQIDYAEIGGAPLIGIKGCAIVSHGKSNSKAIENAIYQAITYVDTGVNEHIVSRLKELKNKEV from the coding sequence ATGATAAAGATTGCAATTGATGCAATGGGAGGGGACTTCGGTCCCAGACCAATTGTTAAAGGTGCTATGTTAGCACTAAAAAGAAAACTTTTTATTCCAATATTTGTCGGCAATAAAGATGAAATTTTAGCTCTGTTACCAAAGCGTTATAGAGCTAAAGTTTCTATAGTTGAAGCTAGCGATGTTATCTTAATGTCTGATGCTGCGACGGATGCAGTAAAGAAAAAAGAGAGCAGTATATATAAAGCCATAGAGCTAGTGAGAACTGGCGAAGCACATGGTGTGGTCTCAGCTGGACATAGTGGGGCTACTATGACTCTTGCAACTCTTAGACTAGGTCGCCTTGATGGTGTTGCTCGTCCTGCGCTTGCAACGCTTATGCCAACTAAATCAGGCCGTCGTTCTATTATGCTAGATGCTGGAGCAAATGTTGACTCTAAGGCCATTCACATAGCTCAGTTTGCTATTATGGGTGGATGCTATGCAGAAGATTTGCTTAAGATACCAAATCCTAGCATAGGAATATTGGCGAATGGAGAAGAACCTTCTAAGGGCAATGAGATCACAAAAGAGGCTTTTAAAATTTTAAATGGCTACAAGGGATTTAAGGGAAATGTAGAAGGTACAGATATCTTTAACGGAAGCTGTGATGTAATTGCTTGTGATGGCTTTATAGGCAATTTAGTCCTAAAGGCTAGTGAAGGTGTTGCAGCTACAATTAGCCAACTAATTAAAGACTATATAAGAAAGTCCCCTGTGGCTATTACTGGTGCACTTCTGATGAGAAAGGTTTTTAAACTTCTCAAAAAGCAGATCGACTATGCTGAGATTGGTGGGGCTCCACTTATTGGCATAAAAGGTTGTGCTATTGTTAGTCACGGAAAGAGTAACTCAAAAGCTATAGAAAATGCTATATATCAAGCTATAACTTATGTAGATACTGGTGTAAATGAGCATATTGTCTCAAGACTAAAAGAGTTAAAAAATAAGGAAGTTTAA
- a CDS encoding beta-ketoacyl-ACP synthase III codes for MAYAAFRSIGAYVPADILSNDDLSKMVDTTDEWITKRTGIKERRIAAKDQTTSDMGVEAASLAIKRSGIDKEDIDMVICATISPDYFCMPSTATIISNKLGLGNVTAFDISAACTGFVYILSIAKAFIESGMKKNVLIIGAEKLSAITDYSDRGTCILFGDGAGAAMISATDERREAIIDIHTAADGTYADLLMTPNGGSGSIHDSLDQEAGSCFMQMKGNETFKVAVRTLTKDVIDILKENKIQSEDITHFVPHQANYRIIKAVGDALKLKDEQVVMTVAKYGNTSGASIPMAINDIYEQGKLKGGDLMLLDAFGGGLTWGSALVPFSPLSELKQN; via the coding sequence ATGGCATATGCTGCATTTCGCTCTATTGGGGCTTACGTTCCTGCTGATATACTTAGCAATGATGACTTGTCAAAAATGGTTGATACTACAGATGAGTGGATTACTAAAAGAACAGGTATCAAAGAGCGTCGCATAGCAGCAAAAGATCAAACTACTAGTGATATGGGAGTTGAAGCTGCATCTTTAGCTATAAAGAGAAGTGGCATAGATAAAGAAGATATCGATATGGTGATTTGCGCTACTATATCGCCTGATTACTTCTGTATGCCATCAACTGCTACTATCATTTCAAACAAACTTGGACTTGGAAATGTTACAGCTTTTGATATCTCAGCAGCTTGTACAGGATTTGTCTATATTTTATCTATTGCCAAAGCTTTTATAGAGTCTGGAATGAAGAAAAATGTTCTAATCATTGGAGCTGAGAAGCTATCTGCTATAACTGACTATAGCGATAGAGGTACTTGCATCCTTTTTGGTGATGGTGCTGGTGCTGCTATGATTAGTGCGACTGATGAAAGAAGAGAAGCTATCATAGATATTCACACTGCAGCTGATGGCACTTACGCGGACTTACTAATGACTCCAAATGGTGGAAGCGGCTCAATTCACGACTCACTTGACCAAGAAGCAGGTAGCTGTTTTATGCAGATGAAGGGAAATGAGACCTTTAAAGTAGCGGTCCGCACACTTACAAAAGATGTTATAGATATACTAAAAGAAAATAAGATACAAAGCGAAGATATAACTCACTTCGTGCCACATCAAGCTAACTATCGTATCATAAAGGCAGTTGGCGATGCACTAAAACTAAAAGATGAGCAGGTTGTCATGACAGTTGCAAAGTATGGAAATACTTCAGGCGCATCTATACCAATGGCAATCAATGATATATATGAGCAGGGAAAGTTAAAGGGTGGAGATTTGATGTTACTTGATGCTTTTGGCGGAGGCTTAACATGGGGCAGCGCCTTAGTCCCTTTTTCACCTCTTTCAGAACTAAAGCAAAATTAG
- the metK gene encoding methionine adenosyltransferase yields the protein MTKEYIFTSESVTEGHPDKMADQISDAILDYIIEHDTSARVACETMVSNGFCVIAGELKTTAYAPMQEIARRVVQEIGYTDATYGFDYRSAAVLNTIGEQSPDINQGVDQADGEIGAGDQGLMFGYACSETPVLMPLPIYLAHRITRRLAEVRKECIVPYLRPDGKAQISVKYIGDKPVFVDTIVISTQHAPDVSQEQIRKDMVSEVIEHVIPKELMGEATKIHINPTGKFVIGGPQGDAGLTGRKIIVDTYGGSCPHGGGAFSGKDPTKVDRSAAYAARWVAKNLVASGACTKATIQISYAIGIVQPTSIYVDTHSTGVVDEQVIESCVKELFDLSPKGIIESLDLLRPIYRKTASYGHFGREEEGFTWELTNRVDEIKRYLGI from the coding sequence ATGACTAAAGAGTATATATTTACCTCAGAGTCTGTAACAGAAGGGCACCCTGATAAGATGGCAGATCAGATTAGCGATGCAATTTTGGATTATATTATTGAGCATGATACCTCCGCGCGAGTGGCGTGTGAGACGATGGTGTCAAATGGTTTTTGTGTAATCGCAGGCGAGTTAAAAACAACGGCTTATGCACCGATGCAAGAGATTGCTAGACGTGTTGTCCAGGAGATTGGTTATACAGATGCGACTTATGGTTTTGATTATAGATCTGCAGCAGTGTTAAATACAATAGGGGAACAATCCCCAGATATAAATCAAGGTGTTGATCAGGCTGATGGCGAGATAGGAGCAGGTGATCAAGGTTTAATGTTTGGTTATGCTTGTAGTGAGACACCAGTTTTGATGCCTCTTCCTATCTACTTAGCACATCGCATAACACGAAGATTAGCAGAAGTTAGAAAAGAGTGTATAGTCCCATATCTTCGCCCAGATGGAAAAGCACAGATAAGCGTTAAGTATATTGGGGATAAACCAGTCTTTGTAGATACTATAGTTATCTCAACTCAACATGCTCCAGATGTATCTCAAGAGCAGATTAGAAAAGATATGGTAAGCGAAGTTATAGAGCATGTTATACCAAAAGAGCTGATGGGCGAGGCTACTAAGATACATATAAATCCTACAGGAAAGTTTGTTATAGGCGGACCACAAGGAGATGCAGGACTGACAGGCAGAAAAATCATAGTAGATACTTATGGTGGAAGTTGTCCACATGGCGGTGGAGCATTTAGCGGAAAAGACCCAACTAAAGTAGACAGAAGTGCAGCTTATGCGGCTAGATGGGTTGCTAAAAACTTAGTTGCTTCAGGAGCTTGTACAAAAGCGACTATACAGATATCTTACGCTATTGGGATAGTTCAACCAACTTCGATATATGTAGATACTCACTCAACTGGTGTGGTTGATGAGCAGGTGATAGAGAGTTGTGTAAAAGAACTTTTTGATCTCTCTCCAAAAGGCATCATAGAGTCTTTGGATTTACTTCGCCCAATATATAGAAAAACAGCCTCATACGGTCACTTTGGAAGGGAAGAAGAGGGCTTTACATGGGAGCTAACAAATAGGGTAGATGAGATTAAAAGGTATTTAGGTATTTAA
- the ndk gene encoding nucleoside-diphosphate kinase, producing the protein MERTLSIIKPDAVAKGVIGKILDRFESNGLKIAATRKIQLSRAEAEAFYAVHSERPFFNDLVDFMISGPVVVSVLEGENAMQKNRDLMGATNPKEAEVGTIRADFAQNIDANAVHGSDSVENAAIEIAFFFSEREIS; encoded by the coding sequence ATGGAGCGTACACTATCAATAATAAAACCAGATGCGGTTGCTAAAGGCGTAATTGGTAAGATTTTAGATCGTTTTGAGAGCAATGGCCTTAAAATTGCAGCAACTAGAAAGATACAACTATCACGCGCTGAAGCTGAAGCTTTTTATGCTGTTCACTCTGAGAGACCTTTTTTCAATGACTTAGTTGATTTTATGATCAGCGGACCAGTTGTTGTAAGTGTTTTAGAGGGTGAAAATGCTATGCAAAAAAACCGTGATTTGATGGGTGCTACTAACCCCAAAGAGGCTGAAGTTGGTACAATTCGTGCAGATTTTGCTCAAAATATAGATGCAAATGCAGTTCACGGAAGTGATTCTGTTGAAAATGCAGCTATAGAGATAGCATTCTTTTTCTCAGAAAGAGAAATTTCATAG